The following proteins are co-located in the Polymorphospora rubra genome:
- a CDS encoding winged helix-turn-helix domain-containing protein — MRQGLDPVIHPPKRLAAMAILAHAQDADFSFLRKHLEISDSDLSKQMSALVEAGYVSVTKHGRGRASVTTYRITKPGRAAYVSHRQALERILAGATADADERPETSAPM; from the coding sequence ATGAGGCAGGGCCTGGACCCGGTCATCCACCCACCCAAACGGCTGGCGGCGATGGCCATCCTCGCGCACGCGCAGGACGCCGACTTCTCGTTCCTGCGCAAGCACCTGGAGATCAGCGACTCCGACCTGTCCAAGCAGATGAGCGCCCTCGTCGAGGCCGGCTACGTCTCGGTGACCAAGCACGGCCGTGGACGCGCCAGCGTCACCACGTACCGGATCACGAAACCGGGACGGGCGGCCTACGTGTCCCACCGCCAGGCACTCGAACGGATCCTGGCCGGAGCGACCGCCGACGCCGACGAGCGACCGGAAACCTCCGCCCCTATGTGA
- a CDS encoding RNA polymerase sigma factor: MRDVKDRGPDWFRGVYAEHYPDVVRYGLRRLDGMAAAEELAQEVFLVAWRRRWEVPARTLPWLYAVARRLLANHWRARRAASPAVELTEAVGPDRQDGIVRLIDVRTALARLSDDDQEILRLVGWEQLSLGEAALVLGCGLAAAKVRLHRARRRLAELLRDRPEQTPSVSGQLGGVR; the protein is encoded by the coding sequence ATGAGGGACGTCAAGGATCGGGGGCCGGACTGGTTCCGCGGGGTCTACGCGGAGCACTATCCGGACGTCGTCCGTTACGGTCTGCGCCGGCTCGACGGCATGGCCGCGGCCGAGGAACTCGCCCAGGAGGTGTTCCTGGTGGCGTGGCGCCGGCGCTGGGAGGTGCCGGCGCGAACGTTGCCGTGGCTGTACGCGGTCGCCCGGCGGCTGCTGGCGAACCACTGGCGGGCCCGGCGGGCGGCGTCGCCGGCGGTGGAACTGACCGAGGCTGTCGGGCCGGACCGGCAGGACGGCATCGTGCGGCTGATCGACGTGCGTACGGCGCTCGCCCGGCTGTCCGACGACGACCAGGAGATCCTGCGGCTGGTGGGCTGGGAGCAACTTTCGCTCGGCGAGGCGGCACTGGTGCTCGGCTGCGGGCTGGCGGCCGCCAAGGTACGGCTGCACCGCGCGCGGCGGCGGCTCGCCGAACTGTTACGGGACCGGCCGGAGCAGACGCCCTCGGTCAGTGGTCAGTTGGGAGGGGTGCGATGA
- a CDS encoding DUF1028 domain-containing protein, translating to MTFSIVARSADGDALGVAVASKFLAAGAAVPAAEADVGAVATQSYANLAYKAQALALLRSGVTATDAVAGLIAADSGPRGQRQVGVVGVSGDGATFTGDDCHGWAGGTAGDGYAVQGNMLAGPDVVAAMADAWESTMDEPRLAYRLLAALAAGDDAGGDRRGRQSAALLVVARGQGYGGTSDVLVDLRVDDHVAPVAELARLLDQHTFLFGRPDPATLIDLSGEVAAEVGRLLAAAGHPPAGPAGADLDAALASWAGVENLEERIVVGRIDPLVLAHLRGH from the coding sequence ATGACGTTCTCGATCGTGGCGCGGTCGGCGGACGGTGACGCTCTCGGCGTCGCCGTGGCGAGCAAGTTCCTGGCCGCCGGCGCGGCGGTGCCGGCCGCCGAGGCGGACGTCGGCGCGGTCGCCACCCAGTCGTACGCGAACCTGGCCTACAAGGCGCAGGCGCTCGCCCTGCTGCGTAGCGGGGTCACCGCGACCGACGCCGTCGCCGGCCTGATCGCGGCCGATTCGGGGCCGCGCGGGCAGCGCCAGGTCGGGGTGGTCGGGGTCAGCGGTGACGGCGCGACGTTCACCGGCGACGACTGCCACGGATGGGCCGGCGGGACGGCCGGCGACGGCTACGCCGTCCAGGGCAACATGCTCGCCGGGCCGGACGTCGTGGCGGCGATGGCCGACGCCTGGGAGTCCACGATGGACGAGCCACGGTTGGCGTACCGGCTGCTGGCCGCGTTGGCGGCCGGCGACGACGCCGGCGGCGACCGGCGTGGCCGGCAGAGCGCCGCCCTGCTGGTCGTGGCCAGGGGCCAGGGGTACGGCGGCACCAGCGACGTGCTGGTGGATCTGCGGGTCGACGACCACGTCGCGCCGGTGGCCGAGTTGGCCCGGCTTCTCGACCAGCACACGTTCCTGTTCGGGCGGCCCGATCCGGCGACGCTGATCGACCTCAGCGGCGAGGTGGCGGCCGAGGTCGGCCGGCTGCTGGCGGCCGCCGGGCATCCGCCGGCCGGCCCGGCGGGCGCCGACCTCGACGCGGCGCTCGCGTCCTGGGCCGGGGTGGAGAACCTGGAGGAGCGGATCGTCGTCGGCCGCATCGATCCCCTGGTCCTGGCGCATCTGCGCGGACACTGA
- a CDS encoding flavin reductase family protein, producing MSSSVETDIGGRFKAAFRRYPAGVSVISAAGPDGPVGLTASSVASVSVTPPALSFSVTGSGSARAIVGAAGFVVNLLGPGHLGLARDFSRSGGPRFTPEQGWRTLPTGEPVLPGAVASLRCTPLHLVPVGDATVVVATVCEVFLGPTAGRLVYHDREFIASAPLPLPREGKL from the coding sequence GTGTCCAGCAGTGTCGAGACTGACATCGGCGGGCGGTTCAAGGCCGCCTTCCGCCGGTACCCGGCGGGCGTCTCGGTCATCTCCGCGGCCGGGCCGGACGGGCCGGTGGGACTGACCGCCTCCAGTGTGGCGTCGGTGTCGGTCACGCCGCCGGCGTTGTCCTTCTCGGTGACGGGTTCGGGATCCGCACGGGCGATCGTCGGGGCAGCCGGCTTTGTCGTCAACCTGCTGGGCCCCGGTCACCTCGGCCTGGCGCGGGACTTCTCCCGCTCCGGCGGGCCGCGCTTCACGCCCGAACAGGGCTGGCGCACGCTGCCGACCGGCGAGCCGGTGCTGCCCGGCGCCGTGGCGTCGTTGCGGTGCACGCCGCTGCACCTGGTTCCGGTCGGCGACGCCACCGTCGTCGTCGCCACGGTGTGCGAGGTGTTCCTCGGCCCGACGGCCGGGCGGCTCGTCTACCACGACCGGGAGTTCATCGCCTCGGCGCCGCTTCCCCTACCACGCGAAGGAAAACTCTGA
- the sodN gene encoding superoxide dismutase, Ni: MRLFRLFVPRTTVSAHCDLPCGVYDPAQARIEAESIKAICEKYQANEDPEFRTRSLIIKEQRAELVKHHLWVLWTDYFKAPHFEKYPHLHGLFNEATKLAGAGGAKGSADPEVAGRLLAKINEISEIFWETKQA; the protein is encoded by the coding sequence ATGCGACTGTTCCGCCTCTTCGTGCCGCGTACCACGGTGAGTGCCCACTGCGATCTGCCGTGCGGCGTCTACGACCCGGCCCAGGCCAGGATCGAAGCCGAGTCGATCAAGGCCATCTGTGAGAAGTACCAGGCGAACGAGGATCCGGAGTTCCGCACCCGTTCACTGATCATCAAGGAGCAGCGGGCCGAGCTGGTCAAGCACCACCTCTGGGTGCTGTGGACCGACTACTTCAAGGCGCCGCACTTCGAGAAGTATCCGCACCTGCACGGCCTCTTCAACGAGGCGACCAAGCTGGCCGGCGCGGGCGGCGCGAAGGGCTCCGCGGACCCGGAGGTCGCGGGCCGGCTCCTGGCGAAGATCAATGAGATCTCGGAGATCTTCTGGGAGACGAAGCAGGCCTGA
- a CDS encoding gluconokinase produces the protein MTGDRPTRHVVVMGVSGAGKTTVAQGVAALTGLAFAEADEFHSEANVSRMRAGVPLDDDARWPWLRALADWMAARHREGVSTVLACSALRRSYRDVLRQGPPRVDFLHLDGPTEVIRERMSVRAGHYMPASLLDSQTATLEALWPDEQGVVLDLRLSTDELIVAAVERLGLPVRDVASAAPAEPGRQP, from the coding sequence ATGACTGGTGACCGGCCGACGCGGCACGTCGTGGTGATGGGCGTGTCCGGCGCGGGCAAGACGACCGTCGCCCAGGGGGTGGCCGCGCTGACCGGGCTGGCCTTCGCCGAGGCCGACGAGTTCCACTCCGAGGCCAACGTGAGCCGGATGCGGGCCGGGGTGCCGCTGGACGACGACGCCCGCTGGCCGTGGCTGCGCGCCCTGGCCGACTGGATGGCGGCCCGCCACCGCGAGGGGGTGTCGACCGTGCTGGCCTGCTCGGCGCTGCGGCGTTCCTACCGCGACGTGCTGCGGCAGGGGCCGCCCCGGGTGGACTTCCTGCACCTGGACGGGCCGACCGAGGTCATCCGGGAGCGGATGTCGGTCCGCGCCGGCCACTACATGCCGGCCAGCCTGCTCGACTCGCAGACCGCGACCCTGGAGGCGCTCTGGCCGGACGAGCAGGGCGTCGTGCTCGATCTGCGGCTCTCCACCGACGAACTGATCGTCGCGGCCGTCGAGCGGCTCGGCCTGCCGGTGCGCGATGTCGCGTCCGCGGCGCCGGCGGAGCCCGGACGGCAGCCGTAG
- the manD gene encoding D-mannonate dehydratase ManD codes for MKIVAADVIVSSPDRNFVTLKITTEDGITGLGDGTLNGRELSVASYLRDHVVPLLLGRDAHNIEDAWQFLYRSAYWRRGPVTMAAIAAVDVALWDIKAKAAGMPLYQLLGGASRTGAMAYGHASGRDLPELFDSIRAHLDLGFRAIRVQTSVPGINAVYGVAAQPSIDGKRYDYEPAQRIPLPAEEDWDTRAYLRHLPGVFEAVRNEFGPELPLLHDGHHRMTPIQAAKLGKALEPYDLFWLEDCTPAENQEALRLVRQHTTTPLAIGEVFNTVWDYQTLIREQLIDYVRSAVTHTGGITAMRKLLDFAAQYQIKSGIHGPTDISPVGMAAALHLDLAIHNFGIQEYMRHGELTNQVFRQSFSFVDGYLHPGNQPGIGVELDEEAAARFPYQPAYLPFNRLKDGTVHDW; via the coding sequence GTGAAGATCGTCGCCGCCGACGTCATCGTCTCCAGCCCGGACCGTAACTTCGTCACATTGAAGATCACAACCGAGGACGGCATCACCGGGCTGGGCGACGGCACACTCAACGGCCGCGAACTCTCCGTCGCCTCGTACCTGCGGGACCATGTGGTGCCGCTGCTGCTCGGGCGGGACGCGCACAACATCGAGGACGCCTGGCAGTTCCTCTACCGCTCGGCGTACTGGCGGCGCGGCCCGGTCACCATGGCCGCCATCGCGGCGGTCGACGTCGCGTTGTGGGACATCAAGGCCAAGGCCGCCGGCATGCCGCTCTACCAGCTGCTCGGCGGCGCCTCGCGCACCGGCGCCATGGCGTACGGCCACGCCTCCGGCCGCGACCTGCCGGAACTGTTCGACTCGATCCGCGCCCACCTCGACCTCGGCTTCCGGGCGATCCGGGTGCAGACCTCCGTACCCGGCATCAACGCCGTCTACGGCGTCGCCGCCCAGCCGAGCATCGACGGCAAGCGGTACGACTACGAGCCGGCCCAGCGCATCCCGCTGCCGGCGGAGGAAGACTGGGACACCCGCGCCTACCTGCGGCACCTGCCCGGGGTGTTCGAGGCGGTCCGGAACGAGTTCGGCCCGGAACTGCCGCTGCTGCACGACGGCCACCACCGGATGACCCCGATCCAGGCCGCCAAGCTCGGCAAGGCCCTCGAACCGTACGACCTGTTCTGGCTGGAGGACTGCACCCCGGCGGAGAACCAGGAGGCGCTGCGGCTGGTCCGCCAGCACACCACCACGCCGCTGGCCATCGGCGAGGTCTTCAACACCGTCTGGGACTACCAGACCCTCATCCGCGAACAGCTGATCGACTACGTGCGGTCGGCGGTCACCCACACCGGCGGCATCACCGCGATGCGCAAGCTGCTCGACTTCGCCGCCCAGTACCAGATCAAGTCGGGCATCCACGGCCCGACCGACATCTCGCCGGTCGGCATGGCCGCCGCGCTGCACCTGGACCTGGCCATCCACAACTTCGGCATCCAGGAGTACATGCGGCACGGCGAACTCACCAACCAGGTGTTCCGCCAGTCGTTCAGCTTCGTCGACGGCTACCTGCACCCCGGCAACCAGCCCGGCATCGGGGTGGAGTTGGACGAGGAGGCGGCCGCCCGCTTCCCGTACCAGCCGGCGTACCTGCCGTTCAACCGGCTCAAGGACGGCACCGTCCATGACTGGTGA
- a CDS encoding sugar kinase codes for MSGVDLLTFGEVLVSLRSTGPLHLGGPLTMHMVGAESNVAVGLSRLGHRAALAGRVSDDELGEFVLRELRAEGVDTDGVRRDPDRPAGLMFLERRTADLTRVVYRRAGSAGSALDVDDLRGPLAAGPRLVHLTGITPALSDSARAAVTWAAREAASAGTTVSLDVNYRTRLWSREAARAALTPLAGYASVVVASADELDLVAEPGADEDTAVAGLLRRGVHTVLVKLGADGARAHTRDGVVHAAAVPVTAVDTVGAGDAFTAGYLSGHLDGLDLADRLQRAVALGAFAVAAHGDWEGLPRRDELSLITGSVAGTTLR; via the coding sequence ATGAGCGGCGTGGATTTGTTGACCTTCGGCGAGGTGCTGGTGTCGCTGCGGTCGACCGGCCCGCTGCACCTCGGCGGGCCGTTGACCATGCACATGGTCGGGGCGGAGTCGAACGTCGCGGTCGGGCTGTCCCGGCTCGGGCACCGGGCCGCCCTGGCCGGCCGGGTCAGCGACGACGAACTGGGCGAGTTCGTGCTGCGCGAGCTGCGGGCCGAAGGGGTCGACACCGACGGCGTCCGCCGTGACCCGGACCGGCCGGCCGGCCTGATGTTCCTGGAGCGGCGCACCGCCGACCTGACCCGGGTGGTCTACCGGCGGGCGGGTTCGGCCGGATCGGCGCTGGACGTCGACGACCTGCGCGGGCCGCTCGCGGCCGGGCCCCGTCTGGTGCATCTGACCGGGATCACCCCGGCGCTGTCCGACAGCGCCCGGGCGGCGGTGACGTGGGCGGCGCGGGAGGCGGCGTCCGCCGGCACCACCGTGTCCCTCGACGTCAACTACCGGACCCGGCTCTGGTCGCGGGAGGCCGCCCGCGCGGCCCTGACCCCGCTGGCCGGGTACGCGTCGGTCGTCGTCGCCTCCGCCGACGAACTGGACCTGGTCGCCGAACCCGGTGCCGACGAGGACACCGCGGTCGCCGGCCTGCTCCGCCGGGGCGTGCACACGGTGCTGGTGAAGCTCGGCGCCGACGGCGCCCGCGCCCACACCCGGGACGGTGTCGTCCACGCCGCGGCGGTGCCCGTCACCGCCGTGGACACCGTCGGTGCCGGTGACGCGTTCACCGCCGGCTACCTCTCCGGACACCTCGACGGACTCGACCTCGCCGACCGGCTCCAGCGCGCGGTGGCGCTGGGCGCCTTCGCGGTCGCCGCCCACGGCGACTGGGAGGGCCTGCCCCGTCGCGACGAGTTGTCCCTCATCACCGGCAGCGTCGCCGGCACCACCCTTCGCTGA
- a CDS encoding bifunctional 4-hydroxy-2-oxoglutarate aldolase/2-dehydro-3-deoxy-phosphogluconate aldolase has protein sequence MTVDLTAELAATRLLAIIRGTDTAAAIAAGTALLAEGVSIVEVALTTPGACDAIAAIRQAAPQGSLVGAGTVLTVADVADVAAAGAQFVVTPAVVESIGEAARRGLPVAAGALTPTEAYAAVRQGAGVVKLFPASVGGPAYLKAVRDPFPDIPFVAVGGVGLAELPAYLAVGAIAVGVGGPLVGDAASGGDLDALRERARAYVAATGGIPRP, from the coding sequence ATGACTGTCGACCTCACCGCCGAACTCGCCGCGACCCGCCTGCTGGCGATCATCCGTGGCACCGACACCGCCGCCGCGATCGCGGCCGGCACCGCACTGCTGGCCGAGGGCGTCTCGATCGTCGAGGTGGCGCTGACCACCCCCGGCGCCTGCGACGCCATCGCCGCCATCCGGCAGGCCGCCCCGCAGGGCAGCCTGGTCGGCGCCGGCACGGTGCTGACCGTCGCCGACGTCGCCGACGTGGCCGCCGCCGGCGCCCAGTTCGTGGTCACCCCGGCCGTGGTCGAGTCGATCGGCGAGGCGGCCCGCCGTGGCCTGCCGGTCGCCGCCGGCGCGCTCACCCCGACCGAGGCGTACGCGGCGGTGCGGCAGGGCGCCGGCGTGGTCAAGCTCTTCCCGGCGTCGGTGGGCGGGCCGGCGTACCTCAAGGCGGTGCGTGACCCGTTCCCGGACATCCCGTTCGTCGCGGTCGGCGGGGTCGGCCTGGCCGAGCTGCCCGCCTACCTGGCGGTCGGGGCGATCGCGGTCGGGGTCGGCGGCCCGCTGGTGGGTGACGCCGCCTCCGGCGGTGACCTCGACGCGCTGCGCGAGCGGGCCCGGGCCTACGTCGCGGCGACCGGGGGCATCCCGCGTCCATGA
- the dgoD gene encoding galactonate dehydratase, whose translation MTTIARVETFLVAPRWLFVRVETTDGLVGWGEATCEGRSETVRTAVEQLSEVLIGQDALRIEDHWQVMTKGSFYRGGPILASAVAGLDQALWDIAGKRYGAPVHQLLGGPVRDRIRVYGWVGGDEPSEVRDHIAARVEAGLTAVKMNASGRMSPIASVAELDEVVARVAAAREVLGDERDVAVDFHGRFTLANARRVAPLLEPYRPLFLEEPVVPENSHLIGEFVRSTTTPVSTGERLYNRQEFLPVLQAGIAVAQPDLSHAGGITEVRKIAALAEVYDVQLAPHCPLGPIALAACLQVGFATPNYLIQEQSIGIHYNLGAEVLDYCVDQEPLTFVDGYVQRLTAPGLGIEIDEQAVRAADKRGHAWRSPTFRHPDGSYAEW comes from the coding sequence ATGACGACCATCGCCCGCGTCGAGACCTTCCTCGTCGCACCCCGCTGGCTGTTCGTCCGGGTGGAAACCACCGACGGACTCGTCGGCTGGGGCGAAGCGACCTGCGAGGGCCGCTCCGAGACCGTACGCACCGCCGTCGAACAGCTCAGCGAGGTGCTCATCGGCCAGGACGCGCTGCGGATCGAGGACCACTGGCAGGTGATGACCAAGGGCTCCTTCTACCGGGGCGGTCCGATCCTGGCCAGCGCGGTCGCCGGGCTGGACCAGGCGCTGTGGGACATCGCCGGCAAGCGGTACGGCGCACCGGTGCACCAGCTTCTCGGCGGACCCGTCCGGGACCGGATCCGGGTCTACGGCTGGGTCGGCGGTGACGAACCCAGCGAGGTCCGCGACCACATCGCCGCCCGGGTGGAGGCGGGGCTGACCGCCGTGAAGATGAACGCCTCCGGGCGGATGAGCCCGATCGCCTCCGTCGCCGAACTCGACGAGGTGGTGGCCCGGGTCGCCGCCGCCCGCGAGGTCCTCGGCGACGAACGTGACGTCGCCGTCGACTTCCACGGCCGGTTCACCCTCGCCAACGCCCGCCGGGTCGCGCCGCTGCTGGAGCCGTACCGGCCGCTGTTCCTCGAGGAGCCGGTGGTGCCGGAGAACTCGCACCTGATCGGCGAGTTCGTCCGCTCCACCACCACCCCGGTGTCGACCGGGGAGCGGCTCTACAACCGCCAGGAGTTCCTGCCCGTGCTCCAGGCCGGCATCGCCGTGGCGCAGCCGGACCTCTCGCACGCCGGCGGAATCACCGAGGTACGCAAGATCGCCGCACTGGCGGAGGTCTACGACGTACAACTCGCCCCGCACTGCCCGCTCGGCCCGATCGCCCTGGCCGCCTGCCTCCAGGTCGGCTTCGCCACGCCGAACTACCTGATCCAGGAGCAGAGCATCGGCATCCATTACAACCTCGGCGCCGAGGTGCTCGACTACTGCGTCGACCAGGAGCCGCTGACCTTCGTCGACGGGTACGTCCAGCGGCTCACCGCACCCGGACTCGGCATCGAGATCGACGAGCAGGCGGTACGGGCGGCGGACAAGCGCGGGCACGCCTGGCGCAGCCCCACGTTCCGGCACCCCGACGGCTCCTACGCGGAATGGTGA
- a CDS encoding carbohydrate ABC transporter permease encodes MKSRTGFKAFRAVALVLVVLSLVAPLLWMVAASFKTNVDIYDSSKALIFSPTLDNYGTVLQQANYVQFIFNSLWVAFAATALSLLLGVPAAYAMSRFNMKKSALVVLMARVIPGVSLLVPWYYVFSNMRLVGGFSVLILSHMFVSLPLIVYIMMGFFDGLPDELEEAAQVDGLTPIGAFRRITLPLSVPGIATAGILSFIFSWNNFMFALVLSGADTKTLPVAIFDFVGYASIDWGGLMAATTVVTLPIMVIALFVQKYIVSGLTAGATKG; translated from the coding sequence ATGAAGTCACGTACCGGGTTCAAGGCCTTCCGCGCGGTGGCGCTGGTCCTCGTGGTGCTCTCGCTGGTGGCACCGCTGCTGTGGATGGTCGCCGCGTCGTTCAAGACCAACGTCGACATCTACGACTCCAGCAAGGCGCTGATCTTCTCGCCGACCCTGGACAACTACGGCACGGTCCTCCAGCAGGCCAACTACGTCCAGTTCATCTTCAACAGCCTCTGGGTCGCCTTCGCGGCGACCGCGCTGTCGCTGCTGCTCGGCGTGCCGGCCGCGTACGCGATGAGCCGGTTCAACATGAAGAAGTCGGCGCTCGTGGTGCTCATGGCCCGGGTCATCCCCGGCGTGTCGCTGCTGGTGCCCTGGTACTACGTCTTCTCCAACATGCGCCTGGTCGGCGGCTTCAGCGTGCTGATCCTGAGCCACATGTTCGTGTCGCTGCCGTTGATCGTCTACATCATGATGGGCTTCTTCGACGGCCTGCCCGACGAACTGGAAGAGGCGGCCCAGGTCGACGGCCTGACCCCGATCGGCGCGTTCCGCCGGATCACCCTGCCGCTGTCCGTCCCGGGCATTGCCACCGCCGGCATCCTGTCCTTCATCTTCTCCTGGAACAACTTCATGTTCGCCCTGGTGCTCTCCGGCGCGGACACCAAGACCCTGCCCGTGGCGATCTTCGACTTCGTCGGGTACGCCAGCATCGACTGGGGCGGCCTGATGGCGGCGACCACCGTGGTCACTCTGCCGATCATGGTCATCGCCCTGTTCGTGCAGAAATACATCGTCTCCGGCCTCACCGCCGGCGCGACGAAGGGCTGA
- a CDS encoding carbohydrate ABC transporter permease, with the protein MSAVIAPDKAPSRANVMPDTPGWARWANDHRKWLFAAPAMAFVAALIIFPLGWTIYLSLTDSSGSVRAESEFIGFRNYIDVLTDTDRFWPAVGRTAAFTGVALLFEVVLGMAIALLLWRPFKGEKWVRVAILLPLVATPVAVGMMWRLIFDPNIGLANQALGWIGIGPQPWLAGQHTALPTTIFIDIWQWTPMVVLILLAGLTSLSEEPQEAAMIDGASPWQRFRHVTLPLLMPTVIVAVLLRGIDALKTFDILYATKGRGGGSFNEVETLNVYAYGLSFDYNEYGLSSTVLILFFLIIIGSMWALTSRRKKEARR; encoded by the coding sequence ATGTCAGCTGTTATCGCCCCCGACAAGGCGCCAAGCCGCGCCAACGTCATGCCCGACACGCCCGGCTGGGCGCGCTGGGCCAACGACCATCGCAAGTGGCTCTTCGCGGCCCCGGCCATGGCCTTCGTCGCCGCGCTGATCATCTTCCCGCTCGGCTGGACGATCTACCTCAGCCTCACCGACTCGTCGGGCTCGGTCCGCGCCGAGTCGGAGTTCATCGGTTTCCGGAACTACATCGACGTCCTCACCGACACCGACCGGTTCTGGCCCGCCGTCGGGCGGACCGCGGCATTCACCGGCGTCGCACTGCTCTTCGAGGTCGTCCTCGGCATGGCCATCGCCCTGCTGCTCTGGCGGCCGTTCAAGGGCGAGAAGTGGGTCCGGGTCGCCATCCTCCTGCCGCTGGTCGCCACCCCGGTCGCCGTCGGCATGATGTGGCGGCTCATCTTCGACCCCAACATCGGACTGGCCAACCAGGCGCTCGGCTGGATCGGCATCGGCCCGCAGCCGTGGCTGGCCGGGCAGCACACCGCGCTGCCCACCACGATCTTCATCGACATCTGGCAGTGGACGCCGATGGTCGTACTGATCCTGCTCGCCGGGCTGACCTCGCTGTCGGAAGAGCCGCAGGAAGCGGCCATGATCGACGGCGCCAGCCCCTGGCAGCGCTTCCGGCACGTCACCCTGCCGCTGCTGATGCCCACCGTGATCGTCGCGGTCCTGCTGCGCGGCATCGACGCGCTGAAGACCTTCGACATCCTCTACGCCACCAAGGGCCGCGGCGGCGGTTCGTTCAACGAGGTGGAGACCCTCAACGTGTACGCCTACGGGCTGAGCTTCGACTACAACGAGTACGGCCTCTCCTCGACCGTGCTGATCCTGTTCTTCCTGATCATCATCGGCTCGATGTGGGCGCTCACCTCCCGCCGGAAGAAGGAGGCCCGCCGATGA
- a CDS encoding ABC transporter substrate-binding protein — protein MTLSACGGGGDSGASDTVRVTLVNHVWTENIRKVIPQFEQETGLKVEVTQLGEDQLSDQYNVKLNAGSRDIDVMMYRPLQEGRLFAENGYLADLTDKAEGSADFDFADFQETPVGATSHEDKLVGVPIITEQQVLYYRKDLLEKSGFTAPPATLDELKAQATKIQADNPGVAGFVARTGKAAAVTQFSSFLYSFGGDFVDASGKAAVNTPAAKQAYAFYGGLLRENGPANVSTDMSWSEAMAIFTQGQAAFYPEANSLYKNATDPAKSKVSETVGFAPMPAGPAGSKPYNIPSWGLAVNESSENQDNAWKFIEWAAGKAQTLEQQKAGVPGARTSVWENPEGISTYPADMADAITVSLANGVGHDRPVVERVAQAREIVGQPIVDAITGGDAAASAETANEAFQKFLDDEAR, from the coding sequence ATGACGCTGTCGGCCTGTGGCGGCGGCGGAGACAGCGGCGCTTCGGACACCGTGCGGGTGACGCTGGTCAACCACGTGTGGACCGAGAACATCCGGAAGGTGATCCCGCAGTTCGAGCAGGAGACCGGCCTGAAGGTCGAGGTCACCCAGCTTGGCGAGGACCAGCTCTCGGACCAGTACAACGTCAAGCTCAACGCCGGCTCCCGGGACATCGACGTGATGATGTACCGGCCGCTGCAGGAGGGGCGGCTGTTCGCCGAGAACGGGTACCTCGCCGACCTGACCGACAAGGCCGAGGGCAGCGCCGACTTCGACTTCGCCGACTTCCAGGAGACCCCGGTCGGGGCGACCAGCCACGAGGACAAGCTGGTCGGCGTTCCGATCATCACCGAGCAGCAGGTCCTCTACTACCGCAAGGACCTGCTGGAGAAGTCCGGCTTCACCGCCCCGCCGGCCACGCTCGACGAGCTCAAGGCCCAGGCGACGAAGATCCAGGCGGACAACCCGGGCGTGGCCGGCTTCGTGGCCCGCACCGGTAAGGCCGCCGCCGTCACCCAGTTCTCCAGCTTCCTGTACAGCTTCGGCGGCGACTTCGTCGACGCGTCGGGCAAGGCCGCGGTCAACACCCCCGCCGCCAAGCAGGCGTACGCCTTCTACGGCGGACTGCTGCGCGAGAACGGGCCGGCCAACGTCAGCACCGACATGAGCTGGTCGGAGGCGATGGCGATCTTCACCCAGGGCCAGGCCGCCTTCTACCCGGAGGCCAACTCGCTCTACAAGAACGCCACCGACCCGGCCAAGTCGAAGGTCTCCGAGACCGTCGGGTTCGCGCCGATGCCCGCCGGCCCGGCCGGCTCGAAGCCGTACAACATCCCGTCCTGGGGCCTGGCCGTCAACGAATCCTCGGAGAACCAGGACAACGCCTGGAAGTTCATCGAGTGGGCGGCCGGCAAGGCGCAGACGCTGGAGCAGCAGAAGGCCGGCGTCCCCGGTGCCCGGACCTCCGTCTGGGAGAACCCGGAGGGCATCTCGACCTACCCGGCCGACATGGCCGACGCGATCACGGTGAGCCTCGCCAACGGCGTTGGTCACGACCGGCCGGTGGTCGAGCGGGTCGCGCAGGCCCGCGAGATCGTCGGGCAGCCGATCGTCGACGCCATCACCGGTGGCGACGCCGCGGCCTCGGCCGAGACCGCCAACGAGGCGTTCCAGAAGTTCCTGGACGACGAGGCCCGCTAG